One Methylocaldum marinum DNA window includes the following coding sequences:
- the flgJ gene encoding flagellar assembly peptidoglycan hydrolase FlgJ: MIKQTGLADVYTDFAGTARLRNQAKQDPKAALGETARQFESLFIRMALKSMREAVPNGGLVDGKPAQTFRDMYDQQLAVELGKRSSLGFSDLLVRQLGGDTSSDGIKPAMSLNDYRSHALPRVAKEGSEDTARDGSSAANENAAHLTDKVRSQSRSSPPGPFAGPEEFVNALWPHAREAAAELGVDPKLLLAQAALETGWGKSMAARGSDGHSHNLFGIKADRSWAGEHVTAGTLEYVNGAPVRDRAAFRAYEDYAESFRDYVNFLKTNPRYAAALEHADNPRQFLASLQKAGYATDPRYARKVLAIYEENRALAKLPVT, from the coding sequence ATGATAAAGCAGACCGGTCTCGCCGATGTGTATACCGATTTCGCCGGTACCGCCCGGCTCAGAAACCAGGCCAAGCAGGATCCCAAGGCGGCGCTCGGCGAAACCGCCCGGCAATTCGAATCGCTGTTCATCCGGATGGCCCTGAAAAGCATGCGGGAAGCAGTGCCCAACGGCGGCCTGGTGGACGGCAAGCCGGCGCAAACCTTCCGCGACATGTACGATCAGCAATTGGCGGTGGAACTGGGCAAACGCTCCAGCCTGGGCTTTTCCGACTTGCTGGTCCGGCAGTTGGGCGGAGACACATCATCCGACGGTATCAAACCCGCCATGAGCCTGAATGATTACCGCAGCCACGCCCTGCCGCGCGTTGCCAAGGAAGGATCCGAAGACACGGCCCGGGACGGTTCGAGTGCAGCGAACGAAAACGCCGCCCACCTGACCGACAAAGTACGCTCGCAATCTCGGTCCTCTCCACCCGGGCCATTCGCCGGTCCCGAAGAATTCGTAAACGCGCTCTGGCCGCATGCACGGGAAGCGGCGGCCGAACTGGGCGTCGATCCCAAACTGCTGCTGGCGCAGGCGGCCTTGGAAACGGGCTGGGGAAAATCCATGGCGGCGCGCGGGAGCGATGGGCACAGCCACAATCTGTTCGGCATCAAGGCCGATCGGAGCTGGGCCGGAGAGCACGTAACCGCCGGGACCCTGGAATACGTGAACGGTGCGCCCGTCCGCGACCGGGCGGCCTTCCGCGCTTACGAGGACTACGCCGAGAGTTTCCGGGATTACGTCAACTTCCTCAAAACCAATCCCCGCTACGCCGCGGCCCTGGAACACGCCGATAATCCCCGCCAATTCCTGGCTTCCCTGCAAAAAGCCGGCTATGCCACGGATCCCCGGTACGCGCGCAAGGTTCTGGCCATATACGAGGA
- the flgH gene encoding flagellar basal body L-ring protein FlgH, whose amino-acid sequence MKYAALFLVLLSLSGCASILNPPPRRDPAYAPARPEDMTPPMRNPGAIFQSGYDIRLFEDHKARRVGDTLTIRLVERTNAQKDADTRAGRSATTQVKAPMLMGQEAAQILGYDVSTSLESTHQFEGKGESNQSNLLTGNISVTVVEVLPNGTLRVRGEKRVGLNQGNEYIKLSGLVRPVDIDTTNTVDSTKVADATFIYNGEGVVADVNRMGWLQRFFTSILFPF is encoded by the coding sequence ATGAAATACGCGGCTCTCTTTCTCGTCCTGCTGAGCCTGAGCGGTTGCGCTTCCATTCTCAATCCGCCGCCGCGGCGCGACCCGGCTTATGCGCCGGCGCGCCCCGAGGACATGACGCCGCCGATGCGGAATCCCGGAGCGATTTTTCAGTCGGGCTACGACATACGGCTGTTCGAGGACCACAAGGCGCGACGCGTGGGCGATACCCTCACCATCCGGCTGGTCGAAAGAACCAACGCCCAGAAAGACGCCGACACCCGGGCCGGCCGCTCGGCGACCACCCAAGTCAAGGCCCCCATGCTGATGGGACAGGAAGCCGCCCAGATTCTAGGCTATGACGTTTCGACCAGCCTCGAATCGACCCACCAGTTCGAAGGCAAGGGCGAAAGCAATCAGAGCAACCTGCTGACCGGAAACATCAGCGTCACCGTCGTGGAAGTGCTGCCCAACGGCACCCTCCGGGTCAGGGGCGAGAAGCGGGTGGGCCTGAACCAGGGCAACGAGTACATCAAGCTCTCGGGGCTGGTGCGGCCGGTGGATATCGACACCACCAATACCGTGGACTCGACCAAGGTTGCCGACGCCACTTTCATCTATAACGGCGAAGGCGTGGTGGCCGACGTCAACCGCATGGGCTGGCTGCAACGCTTCTTTACCAGCATCCTGTTCCCCTTCTGA
- the flgG gene encoding flagellar basal-body rod protein FlgG — protein sequence MTTPSLWIAKTGLDAQQTHMSVISHNLANVNTTGFKKERALFEDLLYQNVRQVGAQSTQNTTLPSGLQLGTGVRTVATEKIHTQGNILQTGNSLDIAVNGRGFFQILMPNGDLAYTRDGTFKLDANGQIVTNGGNPLEPAMTVPQDALSITIGSDGTVSVLQPGTAAPNVIGEIQLADFINPTGLEPVGENLYRESVSSGGPIVGIPGQDGIGKLVQGSLETSNVNVVEELVNMIETQRAYEMNSKAIATTDEMLGFATNTL from the coding sequence ATGACCACCCCTTCCCTTTGGATCGCCAAGACCGGCCTGGATGCGCAGCAAACCCATATGTCGGTGATCTCGCACAACCTGGCGAACGTCAATACCACCGGCTTCAAGAAAGAGCGGGCTCTGTTCGAAGACCTGCTCTACCAGAATGTCAGGCAGGTGGGCGCCCAATCCACCCAGAACACCACCCTGCCCTCCGGCCTGCAGCTGGGCACCGGCGTTCGAACGGTCGCCACGGAAAAGATTCACACCCAGGGCAATATACTCCAGACCGGGAATTCCCTGGATATCGCCGTCAACGGCCGCGGTTTCTTCCAGATACTCATGCCCAACGGCGATCTCGCCTATACCCGGGACGGTACGTTCAAGCTCGATGCCAACGGTCAGATCGTCACCAACGGCGGCAATCCCCTGGAGCCGGCCATGACCGTGCCGCAGGACGCCCTCAGCATCACCATCGGTTCCGACGGCACGGTCTCCGTCCTGCAGCCGGGCACTGCCGCCCCCAATGTCATCGGCGAGATCCAGCTGGCGGACTTCATCAACCCAACCGGCCTGGAACCGGTCGGGGAAAACCTATACCGGGAATCGGTATCGAGCGGCGGCCCGATCGTGGGCATTCCGGGACAGGACGGCATCGGCAAGCTGGTCCAGGGTTCCCTGGAAACCTCCAACGTCAACGTGGTGGAGGAACTGGTCAACATGATCGAAACCCAGCGTGCCTATGAAATGAATTCCAAAGCCATCGCCACCACCGACGAGATGCTCGGATTCGCAACCAACACCCTGTAA
- a CDS encoding flagellar basal body P-ring protein FlgI, whose product MGRFSPRAVIKAVLIALALAVTPALAERVKDIASVAGVRSNQLIGYGLVTGLNRTGDLNRFTSQTLRNMLLQLGVTVPPGVDLRSKNIATVSVTADLPPFAKPGQMIDVNVSSLGDAKSLRGGSLLMTPLKGADGQIYAVAQGNLVVGGLSAQGLAGSKVTVNVPSSGRIPSGATVEREVPTGFAQGSHLMLNLHTPDFTTANQVADVINRTYGGNVARPLDAASIQVNAPRDPAQRVSFTSLIENLEVNPGEAPAKVIVNSRTGTVVISSHVRVQPAAVTHGNLSVTISEKPIVSQPPALSGGSTAVVPRSEITVNEEANRMFVFNPGVSLDEIVQAVNRVGAAPSDLVAILEALRSAGALRAELIVI is encoded by the coding sequence GTGGGTAGATTCTCTCCGCGCGCAGTCATAAAAGCCGTCCTGATCGCCCTGGCCTTGGCAGTAACTCCGGCGCTGGCGGAAAGAGTCAAGGATATCGCCTCGGTCGCCGGCGTCCGCAGCAATCAGCTGATCGGTTACGGCCTGGTGACCGGACTGAACCGCACCGGCGACCTGAACCGCTTCACCAGCCAGACCCTGCGCAACATGCTGCTGCAACTGGGCGTCACCGTACCGCCCGGCGTCGACCTCCGATCGAAGAACATCGCGACCGTATCGGTCACCGCCGATCTTCCCCCCTTCGCCAAGCCCGGCCAGATGATAGACGTCAATGTTTCGTCGCTGGGCGATGCCAAGAGTCTCCGCGGCGGCAGCCTGCTGATGACGCCGCTCAAGGGTGCCGACGGCCAAATCTATGCGGTGGCCCAGGGCAATCTCGTGGTCGGCGGCCTGAGTGCCCAAGGACTGGCCGGTTCCAAGGTCACCGTCAACGTCCCCAGCTCCGGCAGAATTCCCAGCGGGGCGACGGTCGAGCGCGAAGTCCCGACCGGATTCGCGCAAGGCAGCCATCTGATGCTCAACCTGCATACGCCGGATTTCACCACCGCCAACCAGGTGGCCGACGTCATCAATCGAACCTATGGGGGAAACGTCGCCCGCCCCCTGGATGCGGCATCCATTCAGGTCAACGCGCCACGCGATCCGGCGCAGCGGGTCTCGTTCACGTCTCTTATCGAAAACCTGGAAGTGAACCCGGGCGAAGCCCCCGCCAAGGTCATCGTCAATTCCCGTACCGGCACGGTGGTGATCAGCAGCCATGTCCGGGTTCAGCCGGCTGCCGTCACCCACGGCAACCTCTCGGTGACCATCAGCGAAAAACCCATCGTCAGCCAGCCCCCGGCCCTGTCCGGCGGTTCGACCGCCGTGGTGCCCCGATCCGAGATCACCGTGAACGAGGAAGCCAACCGCATGTTCGTCTTCAATCCCGGCGTATCCCTGGACGAAATCGTACAGGCCGTGAATCGCGTCGGTGCCGCGCCGAGCGATCTGGTCGCCATCCTGGAAGCTCTCCGAAGCGCCGGCGCCCTTCGGGCCGAACTGATCGTGATATAG